A section of the Phaseolus vulgaris cultivar G19833 chromosome 8, P. vulgaris v2.0, whole genome shotgun sequence genome encodes:
- the LOC137827229 gene encoding brefeldin A-inhibited guanine nucleotide-exchange protein 2-like isoform X2, giving the protein MASSEADSRLKQVLVPALEKIIKNASWRKHAKLAHECKSVIETLTSPPKPQSPASDDAAEPEASVPGPIHDGGPVEYSLAESESILRPLIAAAASGVVKIADPALDAVQRLIAHGFLRGEADSSGGAPEAKLLASLIEAVCKCHDFVDDAVELLVLKTLLSAVTSISLRIHGDCLLLIVRTCYDIYLDSKNLVNQTTAKASLIQMLVIVFRRMEADSSTVPVQPIVVAELMDPVEKSDVDNSMTQSVQGFITRIVQDIDGVLNPVTPSALGAHDGAFETTVAATVEAANPADLLDSTDKDMLDAKYWEISMYKTALEGRKGELVDGEVVERDDDLEIQIGNKLRRDAFLVFRALCKLSMKAPTKEASVDPQLMKGKIVALELLKILLENAGAVFRTSERFLGAIKQYLCLSLLKNSASTLLIVFQLSCSIFISLVSRFRAGLKAEIGVFFPMIVLRVLENVAQPNFPQKMIVLRFLEKLCDDSQILVDIFINYDCDVNSTNIFERMVNGLLKTAQGVPPGATTTVLPPQEETLKLEAMKCLVAVLKSMGDWMNKQLRIPDPLSGKKVEAVDNDHEAGLPPIANGNGEEPVEGSDTHSEISSEASEASTIEQRRAYKLKLQEGISLFNRKPKKGIEFLINADKVGNSPEEIAAFLKDASGLNKTLIGDYLGEREELSLKVMHAYVDSFEFQGLEFDEAIRAFLQGFRLPGEAQKIDRIMEKFAERYCKCNPKVFSSADTAYVLAYSVILLNTDAHNPMVKNKMSAEDFIKNNRGIDDGKDVPEEYLRSLYERISRNEIKMKEVDFETQQIQAVNSNRLLGLDSILNIVIRKRGEDSNMETSDDLIRHMQEQFKEKARKTESVYYAATDVVILRFMIEVCWAPMLAAFSVPLDQSDDEFVISLCLEGFRFAIHVTSVMSMKTHRDAFVTSLAKFTSLHSPADIKQKNVDAIKVIVTIADEDGNYLQEAWEHILTCVSRFEHLHLLGEGAPPDATFFAFPQNDSEKTKQAKSTILPVLKKKGPGRMQYAAATVMRGSYDSTGISSNTSGAVTSEQVNNLVSNLNMLEQVGSSEMNRIYTRSQKLNSEAIIDFVKALCKVSMEELRSPSDPRVFSLTKIVEIAHYNMNRIRLVWSSIWHVLSDFFVTIGCSGNLSIAIFAMDSLRQLSMKFLEREELANYNFQNEFMKPFVIVMRKSSAVEIRELIIRCVSQMVLSRVNNVKSGWKSMFMVFTTAAYDDHKNIVLLSFEIMEKIIRDYFPHITETESTTFTDCVNCLIAFTNSRFNKEISLNAIAFLRFCATKLAAGDLGSSSRNNDKETYGKISTPSPRTGKEGKQENGEVTDKEDHLYFWFPLLAGLSELSFDTRSEIRQSALKVLFETLRNHGHLFSLPLWERVFESVLFPIFDYVRHAIDPSGSSSEVNELETEGQLDQDAWLYETCTLALQLVVDLFVNFYNTVNPLLRKVLMLLVSFIKRPHQSLAGIGIAAFVRLMSNAGELFSDEKWLDVVFSLKEAANATLPNFSFLDSGDVMTGNHEHTSLAEDDRDHGESGSHDNLQSLRTQHLYAHLSDAKCRAAVQLLLIQAVMEIYNMYRSQLSAKTILVLFEALHDVALHAHKINSNIILRSKLQEYGSMTQMQDPPLLRLENESYQICLTFLQNLVVDTPPNYEEVEVETLLVQLSKEVLEFYVEVAGSGKVSESSNGRQLHWLVPLGSGKRRELAARAPLVVATLQGICNLGDTSFEKNLTHFFPLITSLISCEHGSTEVQVALSDMLSLSVGPLLLRTC; this is encoded by the exons ATGGCTTCTTCGGAAGCCGATTCCCGTCTGAAGCAGGTGCTCGTTCCCGCGCTCGAGAAAATCATCAAGAACGCGTCGTGGAGAAAGCACGCGAAGCTCGCGCATGAGTGCAAATCCGTGATCGAAACCCTAACCTCACCGCCGAAGCCTCAGTCGCCGGCCTCCGACGACGCCGCCGAGCCGGAGGCATCGGTCCCCGGCCCGATCCATGATGGCGGTCCAGTGGAGTACTCGCTCGCGGAGTCGGAGTCGATCCTCCGCCCGCTCATCGCCGCGGCGGCCTCCGGCGTAGTGAAGATCGCCGATCCCGCTCTCGACGCCGTGCAGCGACTCATTGCGCACGGATTCCTCCGCGGCGAGGCCGACTCCAGCGGCGGCGCGCCCGAGGCGAAGCTGCTCGCGAGCCTGATCGAGGCAGTGTGCAAGTGCCATGACTTCGTCGACGACGCCGTCGAATTGCTCGTGCTGAAGACGCTCTTGTCAGCAGTGACTTCGATTTCGCTGCGAATTCACGGTGATTGCTTGCTCTTGATCGTGAGAACTTGTTATGACATATACCTAGATAGTAAGAATTTGGTGAATCAGACGACGGCGAAAGCGTCGTTGATTCAAATGTTAGTGATTGTGTTTAGGAGGATGGAGGCGGATTCGTCCACGGTTCCGGTTCAGCCTATTGTTGTGGCTGAATTGATGGATCCTGTGGAGAAATCTGACGTGGATAACTCCATGACGCAGTCTGTACAGGGTTTTATCACCAGGATTGTGCAGGACATTGATGGAGTTTTGAATCCGGTGACGCCGTCAGCTTTGGGCGCACACGACGGTGCCTTTGAGACAACAGTGGCGGCAACGGTGGAGGCTGCGAATCCAGCGGATTTGTTGGATTCCACTGACAAAGACATGTTGGATGCCAAGTATTGGGAGATCAGTATGTATAAGACGGCATTGGAGGGGAGGAAAGGGGAACTGGTGGATGGGGAGGTGGTGGAGAGGGACGATGATCTGGAGATTCAGATTGGGAATAAGCTCAGGAGAGATGCCTTTTTGGTGTTCAGGGCGCTTTGTAAGTTGTCCATGAAGGCGCCGACGAAGGAAGCATCCGTTGACCCTCAGTTGATGAAGGGGAAGATTGTGGCCTTGGAATTGTTGAAAATCTTGCTGGAGAATGCTGGAGCTGTCTTCAGGACTAGTGAAAG GTTTTTGGGTGCCATCAAGCAGTACTTATGTTTATCATTGTTGAAGAACAGTGCCTCGACTCTTTTGATCGTATTTCAGCTATCTTGCTCCATCTTCATTAGTCTGGTATCAAGATTTAGAGCTGGACTGAAAGCAGAAATTGGAGTATTTTTCCCCATGATTGTTCTTAGGGTTCTAGAAAATGTTGCTCAACCTAATTTCCCACAAAAGATGATTGTGCTTCGTTTTCTTGAGAAGCTTTGTGATGATTCACAGATACTGGTggacatttttatcaattatgacTGTGATGTCAATTCAACAAACATATTTGAGAG GATGGTCAATGGACTTCTTAAAACTGCCCAAGGTGTTCCTCCTGGTGCAACAACCACAGTTTTGCCACCTCAAGAGGAAACACTAAAGCTTGAAGCCATGAAGTGCTTAGTTGCTGTCTTAAAATCGATGGGAGACTGGATGAACAAACAATTGCGCATTCCAGATCCTCTTTCAGGGAAAAAAGTTGAAGCAGTTGATAATGACCATGAAGCTGGACTTCCTCCCATTGCAAATGGGAATGGTGAAGAGCCAGTCGAAGGATCAGACACTCATTCTGAAATCTCCAGTGAGGCATCTGAGGCTTCAACCATTGAGCAACGTCGGGCTTATAAACTGAAACTTCAG GAAGGTATATCACTTTTTAACAGGAAGCCAAAGAAAGGAATTGAATTCCTCATCAATGCCGATAAAGTGGGTAATTCACCAGAGGAGATAGCAGCTTTTCTTAAAGATGCATCAGGGTTGAACAAGACTTTGATTGGTGATTATCTGGGAGAAAGGGAAGAACTTTCCTTGAAAGTAATGCATGCGTATGTGGATTCTTTTGAATTTCAAGGGTTGGAGTTTGATGAGGCAATCAGGGCCTTTCTTCAAGGATTTAGACTGCCTGGTGAGGCACAGAAAATTGATCGAATCATGGAAAAGTTTGCAGAACGATATTGCAAATGCAACCCAAAAGTCTTTTCTAGTGCTGATACAGCTTATGTCCTTGCATATTCTGTGATACTGCTTAACACTGATGCTCACAATCCTATGGTGAAAAACAAG ATGTCGGCTGaagatttcataaaaaataatcgTGGCATAGATGATGGAAAAGATGTACCAGAAGAATACTTGAGGTCTTTGTATGAACGAATATCTAGAAATGAGATCAAAATGAAAGAAGTTGATTTTGAAACTCAGCAAATACAGGCTGTGAACTCTAACAGACTTTTAGGCTTGGATAGTATATTGAATATTGTGATCCGGAAGCGTGGGGAAGACAGTAATATGGAGACCAGTGATGATCTAATCCGACATATGCAAGAACAATTCAAAGAAAAAGCTCGCAAAACAGA GTCAGTCTATTATGCAGCAACTGATGTTGTAATCCTCAGATTCATGATTGAGGTCTGCTGGGCACCAATGTTAGCTGCCTTCAGTGTTCCTCTTGATCAAAGTGATGATGAATTTGTAATATCACTGTGTCTTGAAGGCTTTCGATTTGCTATTCATGTTACTTCTGTAATGTCCATGAAGACTCACAGAGATGCTTTTGTGACTTCATTAGCAAAGTTTACCTCCCTTCATTCTCCTGCTGATATTAAGCAGAAAAATGTAGATGCAATCAAG GTGATTGTTACTATTGCTGATGAGGATGGGAATTACTTACAAGAAGCTTGGGAGCATATCTTGACCTGTGTTTCCCGATTTGAACATCTACATCTTCTCGGAGAGGGGGCCCCACCAGATGCCACATTCTTTGCATTCCCTCAAAATGATTCTGAAAAAACAAAACAAGCAAAATCAACTATTCTTCCCGTTTTAAAGAAGAAGGGACCTGGAAGGATGCAATATGCAGCAGCCACAGTGATGCGGGGTTCATATGATAGCACTGGAATCAGCAGTAATACTTCTGGAGCCGTGACATCAGAACAGGTGAACAATCTAGTTTCTAATTTGAATATGTTGGAACAAGTCGGAAGCTCAGAAATGAATCGCATATACACTCGGAGTCAGAAGCTGAACAGCGAGGCCATAATAGATTTTGTCAAGGCTTTGTGCAAAGTTTCCATGGAGGAACTTAGATCTCCATCTGATCCACGGGTGTTCAGCCTTACAAAGATAGTTGAGATTGC GCACTATAATATGAACCGCATCAGGCTTGTGTGGTCAAGCATATGGCATGTTCTCTCGGATTTCTTTGTAACCATTGGCTGTTCTGGGAACCTTTCAATTGCAATTTTTGCAATGGATTCCTTGCGTCAGTTGTCAATGAAATTTCTGGAGCGAGAGGAATTGgctaattataattttcaaaatgaatTTATGAAGCCTTTCGTCATTGTTATGAGGAAGAGTAGTGCTGTTGAAATTAGAGAACTTATCATTAGATGTGTCTCTCAAATGGTTTTATCTCGCGTCAACAATGTAAAATCAGGATGGAAGAGCATGTTCATG GTATTCACAACAGCAGCATATGATGACCACAAAAATATTGTACTCTTGTCTTTTGAAATTATGGAGAAGATTATTCGAGATTATTTTCCACACATCACTGAGACTGAAAGCACCACATTTACAGATTGTGTTAATTGTCTAATTGCATTCACCAATAGTAGATTTAACAAAGAGATTAGCCTAAATGCCATTGCTTTCCTTCGATTCTGTGCAACAAAACTAGCAGCAGGAGACCTTGGATCTTCCTCAAGGAATAATGACAAGGAAACTTATGGAAAGATATCTACTCCTTCACCTCGAACAGGGAAAGAGGGGAAACAAGAAAATGGAGAGGTGACAGACAAAGAAGATCATCTCTATTTCTGGTTTCCTTTATTGGCTG GTTTGTCTGAACTTAGCTTTGACACAAGATCTGAAATAAGGCAAAGTGCCTTGAAGGTCCTGTTTGAAACCTTACGCAACCATGGCCACCTCTTTTCACTACCTTTATGGGAAAGAGTATTTGAATCAGTCCTATTTCCAATATTTGATTATGTTCGGCATGCTATTGATCCTTCTGGCAGTAGCTCAGAGGTCAATGAATTAGAGACTGAAGGTCAGCTTGATCAGGATGCATGGCTTTATGAGACATGCACACTAGCCCTCCAATTGGTAGTAGATCTTTTTGTCAACTTCTATAACACTGTGAATCCACTTTTAAGAAAGGTTTTGATGCTCCTGGTAAGCTTTATAAAACGCCCTCATCAAAGCCTAGCTGGCATTGGTATCGCTGCTTTTGTTCGTTTGATGAGTAATGCTGGGGAGCTATTTTCTGATGAGAAGTGGTTAGATGTGGTTTTTTCACTGAAAGAAGCAGCAAATGCAACACTCCCTAACTTTTCATTCCTTGATAGTGGAGACGTTATGACGGGAAATCATGAACATACTTCACTGGCTGAAGATGACAGGGATCATGGGGAGTCTGGCTCGCATGATAATTTACAAAGCCTGAGGACTCAACATCTTTATGCACATTTATCTGATGCAAAGTGCCGAGCAGCTGTTCAACTTTTATTGATCCAG GCGGTGATGGAGATCTATAACATGTACCGATCTCAGCTTTCAGCAAAAACCATACTAGTCTTGTTTGAGGCTTTGCATGATGTGGCATTACATGCTCACAAGATTAACAGCAATATTATTTTACGTTCAAAATTACAAGAGTATGGCTCTATGACTCAAATGCAAGACCCTCCACTGCTACGCCTGGAAAATGAGTCCTACCAAATATGCCTCACATTTTTACAGAACCTTGTTGTGGACACGCCTCCTAATTATGAGGAGGTTGAAGTGGAGACACTTCTTGTTCAGCTTTCTAAGGAAGTCTTGGAGTTTTATGTTGAAGTTGCAGGTTCTGGAAAAGTATCTGAATCTTCTAATGGCAGACAGCTGCATTGGTTAGTTCCTCTAGGCTCTGGAAAGAGGAGAGAATTGGCTGCACGTGCACCACTTGTTGTGGCCACACTTCAAGGTATTTGTAATTTGGGAGATACATCTTTTGAGAAGAACCTGACTCATTTTTTCCCTCTTATCACAAGCTTGATAAGTTGCGAACATGGGTCAACTGAGGTTCAGGTAGCTCTGAGTGATATGCTTAGTTTATCAGTTGGTCCTCTTCTGCTACGCACATGTTAA
- the LOC137827229 gene encoding brefeldin A-inhibited guanine nucleotide-exchange protein 2-like isoform X1 translates to MASSEADSRLKQVLVPALEKIIKNASWRKHAKLAHECKSVIETLTSPPKPQSPASDDAAEPEASVPGPIHDGGPVEYSLAESESILRPLIAAAASGVVKIADPALDAVQRLIAHGFLRGEADSSGGAPEAKLLASLIEAVCKCHDFVDDAVELLVLKTLLSAVTSISLRIHGDCLLLIVRTCYDIYLDSKNLVNQTTAKASLIQMLVIVFRRMEADSSTVPVQPIVVAELMDPVEKSDVDNSMTQSVQGFITRIVQDIDGVLNPVTPSALGAHDGAFETTVAATVEAANPADLLDSTDKDMLDAKYWEISMYKTALEGRKGELVDGEVVERDDDLEIQIGNKLRRDAFLVFRALCKLSMKAPTKEASVDPQLMKGKIVALELLKILLENAGAVFRTSESRFLGAIKQYLCLSLLKNSASTLLIVFQLSCSIFISLVSRFRAGLKAEIGVFFPMIVLRVLENVAQPNFPQKMIVLRFLEKLCDDSQILVDIFINYDCDVNSTNIFERMVNGLLKTAQGVPPGATTTVLPPQEETLKLEAMKCLVAVLKSMGDWMNKQLRIPDPLSGKKVEAVDNDHEAGLPPIANGNGEEPVEGSDTHSEISSEASEASTIEQRRAYKLKLQEGISLFNRKPKKGIEFLINADKVGNSPEEIAAFLKDASGLNKTLIGDYLGEREELSLKVMHAYVDSFEFQGLEFDEAIRAFLQGFRLPGEAQKIDRIMEKFAERYCKCNPKVFSSADTAYVLAYSVILLNTDAHNPMVKNKMSAEDFIKNNRGIDDGKDVPEEYLRSLYERISRNEIKMKEVDFETQQIQAVNSNRLLGLDSILNIVIRKRGEDSNMETSDDLIRHMQEQFKEKARKTESVYYAATDVVILRFMIEVCWAPMLAAFSVPLDQSDDEFVISLCLEGFRFAIHVTSVMSMKTHRDAFVTSLAKFTSLHSPADIKQKNVDAIKVIVTIADEDGNYLQEAWEHILTCVSRFEHLHLLGEGAPPDATFFAFPQNDSEKTKQAKSTILPVLKKKGPGRMQYAAATVMRGSYDSTGISSNTSGAVTSEQVNNLVSNLNMLEQVGSSEMNRIYTRSQKLNSEAIIDFVKALCKVSMEELRSPSDPRVFSLTKIVEIAHYNMNRIRLVWSSIWHVLSDFFVTIGCSGNLSIAIFAMDSLRQLSMKFLEREELANYNFQNEFMKPFVIVMRKSSAVEIRELIIRCVSQMVLSRVNNVKSGWKSMFMVFTTAAYDDHKNIVLLSFEIMEKIIRDYFPHITETESTTFTDCVNCLIAFTNSRFNKEISLNAIAFLRFCATKLAAGDLGSSSRNNDKETYGKISTPSPRTGKEGKQENGEVTDKEDHLYFWFPLLAGLSELSFDTRSEIRQSALKVLFETLRNHGHLFSLPLWERVFESVLFPIFDYVRHAIDPSGSSSEVNELETEGQLDQDAWLYETCTLALQLVVDLFVNFYNTVNPLLRKVLMLLVSFIKRPHQSLAGIGIAAFVRLMSNAGELFSDEKWLDVVFSLKEAANATLPNFSFLDSGDVMTGNHEHTSLAEDDRDHGESGSHDNLQSLRTQHLYAHLSDAKCRAAVQLLLIQAVMEIYNMYRSQLSAKTILVLFEALHDVALHAHKINSNIILRSKLQEYGSMTQMQDPPLLRLENESYQICLTFLQNLVVDTPPNYEEVEVETLLVQLSKEVLEFYVEVAGSGKVSESSNGRQLHWLVPLGSGKRRELAARAPLVVATLQGICNLGDTSFEKNLTHFFPLITSLISCEHGSTEVQVALSDMLSLSVGPLLLRTC, encoded by the exons ATGGCTTCTTCGGAAGCCGATTCCCGTCTGAAGCAGGTGCTCGTTCCCGCGCTCGAGAAAATCATCAAGAACGCGTCGTGGAGAAAGCACGCGAAGCTCGCGCATGAGTGCAAATCCGTGATCGAAACCCTAACCTCACCGCCGAAGCCTCAGTCGCCGGCCTCCGACGACGCCGCCGAGCCGGAGGCATCGGTCCCCGGCCCGATCCATGATGGCGGTCCAGTGGAGTACTCGCTCGCGGAGTCGGAGTCGATCCTCCGCCCGCTCATCGCCGCGGCGGCCTCCGGCGTAGTGAAGATCGCCGATCCCGCTCTCGACGCCGTGCAGCGACTCATTGCGCACGGATTCCTCCGCGGCGAGGCCGACTCCAGCGGCGGCGCGCCCGAGGCGAAGCTGCTCGCGAGCCTGATCGAGGCAGTGTGCAAGTGCCATGACTTCGTCGACGACGCCGTCGAATTGCTCGTGCTGAAGACGCTCTTGTCAGCAGTGACTTCGATTTCGCTGCGAATTCACGGTGATTGCTTGCTCTTGATCGTGAGAACTTGTTATGACATATACCTAGATAGTAAGAATTTGGTGAATCAGACGACGGCGAAAGCGTCGTTGATTCAAATGTTAGTGATTGTGTTTAGGAGGATGGAGGCGGATTCGTCCACGGTTCCGGTTCAGCCTATTGTTGTGGCTGAATTGATGGATCCTGTGGAGAAATCTGACGTGGATAACTCCATGACGCAGTCTGTACAGGGTTTTATCACCAGGATTGTGCAGGACATTGATGGAGTTTTGAATCCGGTGACGCCGTCAGCTTTGGGCGCACACGACGGTGCCTTTGAGACAACAGTGGCGGCAACGGTGGAGGCTGCGAATCCAGCGGATTTGTTGGATTCCACTGACAAAGACATGTTGGATGCCAAGTATTGGGAGATCAGTATGTATAAGACGGCATTGGAGGGGAGGAAAGGGGAACTGGTGGATGGGGAGGTGGTGGAGAGGGACGATGATCTGGAGATTCAGATTGGGAATAAGCTCAGGAGAGATGCCTTTTTGGTGTTCAGGGCGCTTTGTAAGTTGTCCATGAAGGCGCCGACGAAGGAAGCATCCGTTGACCCTCAGTTGATGAAGGGGAAGATTGTGGCCTTGGAATTGTTGAAAATCTTGCTGGAGAATGCTGGAGCTGTCTTCAGGACTAGTGAAAG CAGGTTTTTGGGTGCCATCAAGCAGTACTTATGTTTATCATTGTTGAAGAACAGTGCCTCGACTCTTTTGATCGTATTTCAGCTATCTTGCTCCATCTTCATTAGTCTGGTATCAAGATTTAGAGCTGGACTGAAAGCAGAAATTGGAGTATTTTTCCCCATGATTGTTCTTAGGGTTCTAGAAAATGTTGCTCAACCTAATTTCCCACAAAAGATGATTGTGCTTCGTTTTCTTGAGAAGCTTTGTGATGATTCACAGATACTGGTggacatttttatcaattatgacTGTGATGTCAATTCAACAAACATATTTGAGAG GATGGTCAATGGACTTCTTAAAACTGCCCAAGGTGTTCCTCCTGGTGCAACAACCACAGTTTTGCCACCTCAAGAGGAAACACTAAAGCTTGAAGCCATGAAGTGCTTAGTTGCTGTCTTAAAATCGATGGGAGACTGGATGAACAAACAATTGCGCATTCCAGATCCTCTTTCAGGGAAAAAAGTTGAAGCAGTTGATAATGACCATGAAGCTGGACTTCCTCCCATTGCAAATGGGAATGGTGAAGAGCCAGTCGAAGGATCAGACACTCATTCTGAAATCTCCAGTGAGGCATCTGAGGCTTCAACCATTGAGCAACGTCGGGCTTATAAACTGAAACTTCAG GAAGGTATATCACTTTTTAACAGGAAGCCAAAGAAAGGAATTGAATTCCTCATCAATGCCGATAAAGTGGGTAATTCACCAGAGGAGATAGCAGCTTTTCTTAAAGATGCATCAGGGTTGAACAAGACTTTGATTGGTGATTATCTGGGAGAAAGGGAAGAACTTTCCTTGAAAGTAATGCATGCGTATGTGGATTCTTTTGAATTTCAAGGGTTGGAGTTTGATGAGGCAATCAGGGCCTTTCTTCAAGGATTTAGACTGCCTGGTGAGGCACAGAAAATTGATCGAATCATGGAAAAGTTTGCAGAACGATATTGCAAATGCAACCCAAAAGTCTTTTCTAGTGCTGATACAGCTTATGTCCTTGCATATTCTGTGATACTGCTTAACACTGATGCTCACAATCCTATGGTGAAAAACAAG ATGTCGGCTGaagatttcataaaaaataatcgTGGCATAGATGATGGAAAAGATGTACCAGAAGAATACTTGAGGTCTTTGTATGAACGAATATCTAGAAATGAGATCAAAATGAAAGAAGTTGATTTTGAAACTCAGCAAATACAGGCTGTGAACTCTAACAGACTTTTAGGCTTGGATAGTATATTGAATATTGTGATCCGGAAGCGTGGGGAAGACAGTAATATGGAGACCAGTGATGATCTAATCCGACATATGCAAGAACAATTCAAAGAAAAAGCTCGCAAAACAGA GTCAGTCTATTATGCAGCAACTGATGTTGTAATCCTCAGATTCATGATTGAGGTCTGCTGGGCACCAATGTTAGCTGCCTTCAGTGTTCCTCTTGATCAAAGTGATGATGAATTTGTAATATCACTGTGTCTTGAAGGCTTTCGATTTGCTATTCATGTTACTTCTGTAATGTCCATGAAGACTCACAGAGATGCTTTTGTGACTTCATTAGCAAAGTTTACCTCCCTTCATTCTCCTGCTGATATTAAGCAGAAAAATGTAGATGCAATCAAG GTGATTGTTACTATTGCTGATGAGGATGGGAATTACTTACAAGAAGCTTGGGAGCATATCTTGACCTGTGTTTCCCGATTTGAACATCTACATCTTCTCGGAGAGGGGGCCCCACCAGATGCCACATTCTTTGCATTCCCTCAAAATGATTCTGAAAAAACAAAACAAGCAAAATCAACTATTCTTCCCGTTTTAAAGAAGAAGGGACCTGGAAGGATGCAATATGCAGCAGCCACAGTGATGCGGGGTTCATATGATAGCACTGGAATCAGCAGTAATACTTCTGGAGCCGTGACATCAGAACAGGTGAACAATCTAGTTTCTAATTTGAATATGTTGGAACAAGTCGGAAGCTCAGAAATGAATCGCATATACACTCGGAGTCAGAAGCTGAACAGCGAGGCCATAATAGATTTTGTCAAGGCTTTGTGCAAAGTTTCCATGGAGGAACTTAGATCTCCATCTGATCCACGGGTGTTCAGCCTTACAAAGATAGTTGAGATTGC GCACTATAATATGAACCGCATCAGGCTTGTGTGGTCAAGCATATGGCATGTTCTCTCGGATTTCTTTGTAACCATTGGCTGTTCTGGGAACCTTTCAATTGCAATTTTTGCAATGGATTCCTTGCGTCAGTTGTCAATGAAATTTCTGGAGCGAGAGGAATTGgctaattataattttcaaaatgaatTTATGAAGCCTTTCGTCATTGTTATGAGGAAGAGTAGTGCTGTTGAAATTAGAGAACTTATCATTAGATGTGTCTCTCAAATGGTTTTATCTCGCGTCAACAATGTAAAATCAGGATGGAAGAGCATGTTCATG GTATTCACAACAGCAGCATATGATGACCACAAAAATATTGTACTCTTGTCTTTTGAAATTATGGAGAAGATTATTCGAGATTATTTTCCACACATCACTGAGACTGAAAGCACCACATTTACAGATTGTGTTAATTGTCTAATTGCATTCACCAATAGTAGATTTAACAAAGAGATTAGCCTAAATGCCATTGCTTTCCTTCGATTCTGTGCAACAAAACTAGCAGCAGGAGACCTTGGATCTTCCTCAAGGAATAATGACAAGGAAACTTATGGAAAGATATCTACTCCTTCACCTCGAACAGGGAAAGAGGGGAAACAAGAAAATGGAGAGGTGACAGACAAAGAAGATCATCTCTATTTCTGGTTTCCTTTATTGGCTG GTTTGTCTGAACTTAGCTTTGACACAAGATCTGAAATAAGGCAAAGTGCCTTGAAGGTCCTGTTTGAAACCTTACGCAACCATGGCCACCTCTTTTCACTACCTTTATGGGAAAGAGTATTTGAATCAGTCCTATTTCCAATATTTGATTATGTTCGGCATGCTATTGATCCTTCTGGCAGTAGCTCAGAGGTCAATGAATTAGAGACTGAAGGTCAGCTTGATCAGGATGCATGGCTTTATGAGACATGCACACTAGCCCTCCAATTGGTAGTAGATCTTTTTGTCAACTTCTATAACACTGTGAATCCACTTTTAAGAAAGGTTTTGATGCTCCTGGTAAGCTTTATAAAACGCCCTCATCAAAGCCTAGCTGGCATTGGTATCGCTGCTTTTGTTCGTTTGATGAGTAATGCTGGGGAGCTATTTTCTGATGAGAAGTGGTTAGATGTGGTTTTTTCACTGAAAGAAGCAGCAAATGCAACACTCCCTAACTTTTCATTCCTTGATAGTGGAGACGTTATGACGGGAAATCATGAACATACTTCACTGGCTGAAGATGACAGGGATCATGGGGAGTCTGGCTCGCATGATAATTTACAAAGCCTGAGGACTCAACATCTTTATGCACATTTATCTGATGCAAAGTGCCGAGCAGCTGTTCAACTTTTATTGATCCAG GCGGTGATGGAGATCTATAACATGTACCGATCTCAGCTTTCAGCAAAAACCATACTAGTCTTGTTTGAGGCTTTGCATGATGTGGCATTACATGCTCACAAGATTAACAGCAATATTATTTTACGTTCAAAATTACAAGAGTATGGCTCTATGACTCAAATGCAAGACCCTCCACTGCTACGCCTGGAAAATGAGTCCTACCAAATATGCCTCACATTTTTACAGAACCTTGTTGTGGACACGCCTCCTAATTATGAGGAGGTTGAAGTGGAGACACTTCTTGTTCAGCTTTCTAAGGAAGTCTTGGAGTTTTATGTTGAAGTTGCAGGTTCTGGAAAAGTATCTGAATCTTCTAATGGCAGACAGCTGCATTGGTTAGTTCCTCTAGGCTCTGGAAAGAGGAGAGAATTGGCTGCACGTGCACCACTTGTTGTGGCCACACTTCAAGGTATTTGTAATTTGGGAGATACATCTTTTGAGAAGAACCTGACTCATTTTTTCCCTCTTATCACAAGCTTGATAAGTTGCGAACATGGGTCAACTGAGGTTCAGGTAGCTCTGAGTGATATGCTTAGTTTATCAGTTGGTCCTCTTCTGCTACGCACATGTTAA